The following are encoded in a window of Castanea sativa cultivar Marrone di Chiusa Pesio chromosome 9, ASM4071231v1 genomic DNA:
- the LOC142610679 gene encoding 3beta-hydroxysteroid-dehydrogenase/decarboxylase — translation MASGDGGTERWCVVTGGRGFTARHLVEKLISYNMFLVRIVDMGPTINLDPHEENGTLGQALRSAQAVYVSMDLRNKAQVLKALEGAEVVFHMAAPNSSINDYQLHYSVNVEGTKNVIDACIELKVKRLIYTSSPSVVFDGVHGILDADESVPYPAKHNDSYSATKSEGEALVIKSNGTNGLLTCCIRPSCIFGPGDKLFVPSLLDAARAGKMKFIVGEGNNIWDFTYVENVAHAHICAERALASEGMVTEKASGQAFFITNMERMKFWEFVSIVLEGLGYERPKIKIPAFVVMPIAHMVEWTYRLLGPYGMKVPQLTPSRIRLLSCSRTFNCSKAKDLLGYAPVVPLQEGLKRTIESYSHLRAEHPPKREGPSKASIYLGKGRVADTLLWRDKKRTLTALLVLVAIYYNFIASGFTLLTTLSKLLLATTVFLFIHGILPEKVLGYTVEKIPRSRFHLSEEMSRRVALSVASSWNVAVDVLKSLSTGHDWTLFLKVVLSLLLLSLLGAVSFQSLFVIGLPVAFLAFYVYEKKEQEIDAMVMDALTLGCKLKSEIVRKFVTSKSKKDQ, via the exons ATGGCATCTGGGGATGGTGGTACTGAGAGATGGTGCGTGGTGACAGGAGGTCGTGGTTTTACTGCTCGTCATTTGGTTGAAAAGCTCATCTCATATAACATGTTCCTCGTCCGAATTGTCGATATGGGTCCCACCATTAACCTTGACCCTCATGAGGAGAATGGAACTCTCGGCCAAGCCTTGCGCTCTGCTCAAGCTGTTTATGTTTCCATGGATCTTCGAAATAAGGCCCAAGTTCTCAAAG CATTGGAAGGAGCTGAGGTTGTGTTCCACATGGCAGCGCCGAATTCTTCGATTAACGATTACCAGCTACATTATTCGGTCAATGTGGAAG GGACCAAGAATGTTATTGATGCTTGTATTGAGCTTAAAGTGAAGAGACTGATCTATACTAGCTCTCCTAGTGTGGTCTTTGATGGGGTTCATGGCATTTTAGATGCGGATGAATCAGTGCCCTACCCGGCTAAG CACAATGATTCATATTCAGCTACTAAATCTGAAGGAGAGGCATTGGTTATCAAATCAAATGGGACTAATGGACTTTTAACATGCTGCATACGTCCTAGCTGCATTTTTGGTCCTGGAGATAAGTTGTTTGTTCCATCTTTACTTGATGCTGCAAGGGCAGGGAAAATGAAG TTCATTGTTGGAGAAGGCAACAACATTTGGGACTTCACTTATGTTGAAAATGTGGCACATGCCCATATATGTGCCGAGCGAGCTCTTGCATCAGAAGGGATGGTCACAGAAAAAGCATCAGGCCAG GCATTTTTTATTACCAACATGGAACGCATGAAATTTTGGGAGTTTGTCTCGATTGTTCTGGAAGGTCTTGGCTATGAAAG GCCAAAAATAAAGATTCCTGCCTTTGTGGTGATGCCAATTGCACATATGGTGGAGTGGACATATAGGCTGTTAGGTCCATATGGGATGAAAGTTCCACAGTTGACACCTTCAAGAATAAGACTCCTCTCCTGCAGCAGAACTTTTAATTGTTCAAAAGCAAAGGATCTACTTGGCTACGCGCCTGTTGTACCACTTCAG GAGGGTCTAAAGAGGACAATTGAGTCATACTCACACTTGAGGGCTGAACATCCACCCAAAAGAGAGGGGCCTTCTAAAGCTTCCATATATCTTGGAAAAGGAAGGG TTGCTGACACATTACTCTGGAGGGATAAAAAAAGGACACTTACTGCGTTGTTAGTTTTGGTTGCTATTTACTACAACTTCATTGCATCTGGATTCACCCTCCTGACTACCCTTTCAAAACTTCTCTTGGCAACTACAGTATTCTTGTTTATCCATGGCATTTTACCAGAAAAAGT ATTGGGATATACAGTTGAGAAAATACCCCGGTCACGTTTTCACTTGTCAGAAGAGATGTCAAGAAGAGTTGCTTTGTCAGTGGCTTCATCTTGGAATGTTGCTGTTGATGTTTTAAAATCTCTTTCGACAGGACATGACTGGACTCTGTTCCTTAAG GTTGTTCTCTCCCTATTGCTTCTTAGCTTACTTGGAGCTGTTTCATTTCAGAGCCTTTTTGTTATAG GACTTCCTGTTGCCTTTTTAGCCTTCTATGTATATGAGAAAAAGGAGCAGGAAATTGATGCTATGGTTATGGATGCTCTCACTCTTGGATGCAAGTTAAAATCTGAAATTGTCAGAAAATTTGTTACTTCCAAGTCCAAGAAGGATCAGTGA